Proteins encoded in a region of the Sphingopyxis sp. OAS728 genome:
- a CDS encoding multiubiquitin domain-containing protein produces the protein MASPDKPEKPDKDPKPKKIRIEVNGNEVIVTEREMTGAEIKAAAIEQGVNIQPNFVLQLELPNGTSKVIADTEEVKVHNHMSFTAIAPDDNS, from the coding sequence ATGGCAAGTCCCGACAAACCGGAAAAGCCAGACAAGGATCCCAAGCCCAAAAAAATCCGGATCGAAGTCAACGGTAACGAGGTCATCGTTACCGAGCGCGAGATGACCGGCGCCGAGATCAAGGCGGCGGCGATCGAACAAGGCGTCAATATCCAGCCCAATTTTGTCCTGCAGCTCGAACTGCCGAACGGAACGAGCAAGGTGATCGCCGACACTGAGGAAGTGAAGGTGCATAATCACATGAGTTTCACGGCGATCGCGCCTGACGACAACAGTTAA